One stretch of Gadus macrocephalus chromosome 12, ASM3116895v1 DNA includes these proteins:
- the serpinc1 gene encoding antithrombin-III: MFSAMDGWVLVVLLPLLATSQDVDICNAKPRDLPLEPHCIYRNPTPEDEPPVPTGEPEKIPESTNPRVWELSKANGFFALSLYKQLAQNKSSDANIFMSPISISTAFAMTKLGACNQTLEQIMEVFGFTTIKEKTSDQVHFFFAKLNCRLYRKKDKSTKLVSANRLFGEQSLAYNQNYQNISQMVYGAKLLPLNFKEHPEDARVTINHWVSNQTEDKIRDVLPTGALDSNTVLVLVNTIYFKGQWKSQFDKHNVYKADFTVSESRTCSVSMMFQETKFQYARFQDDQVQVLELPYRGDDITMVIILPARHKPLAQVEEMLDLQKLTEWLDGLTETTVSVQIPRFRVEDSFSLKEKLQAMGLTDLFSPQASLPGILEEEAELYVSEAFHKAFLEVNEEGSEAAASTAVVAVGRSFNLNRELFAADRPFLLLIREKTINTLVFTGRVADPC; the protein is encoded by the exons ATGTTCAG TGCGATGGATGGGTGGGTTttggtggtgctgctgccccTGCTTGCAACCTCCCAGGATGTTGATATCTGCAATGCCAAGCCCCGAGACCTCCCCTTAGAGCCTCACTGCATCTACCGCAACCCCACCCCCGAAGACGAGCCCCCCGTCCCGACCGGAGAGCCGGAGAAGATCCCAGAGTCCACCAACCCGCGGGTCTGGGAGCTGTCCAAGGCCAACGGATTCttcgccctctccctctacaAGCAGCTGGCCCAGAACAAGTCGAGCGACGCCAACATATTCATGTCTCCCATTAGCATCTCCACAGCCTTTGCCATGACCAAACTGGGAGCTTGCAATCAGACTCTGGAGCAGATCATGGAG GTGTTTGGCTTCACCACCATTAAGGAAAAGACATCGGACCAGGTGCATTTCTTCTTCGCCAAGCTCAACTGTCGTTTGTATCGTAAGAAAGACAAGAGCACAAAGCTTGTGTCTGCAAACCGACTGTTTGGAGAGCAGTCCCTTGCCTACAACCAGAACTACCAGAACATCAGCCAGATGGTGTACGGTGCCAAGCTGCTGCCCCTCAACTTCAAG GAGCACCCAGAAGACGCCCGGGTCACCATCAACCACTGGGTGTCCAACCAGACTGAGGACAAGATCCGGGACGTTCTGCCCACGGGAGCACTGGACTCCAACACCGTCCTGGTTCTGGTCAACACCATCTACTTCAAG GGTCAGTGGAAGAGCCAGTTTGACAAACACAACGTCTACAAGGCGGACTTTACCGTCAGCGAGAGCCGAACCTGCAGCGTCTCCATGATGTTCCAGGAAACCAAGTTCCAGTACGCCCGTTTCCAGGACGACCAGGTACAAGTGCTGGAGCTACCCTACCGCGGCGATGACATCACCATGGTCATCATCCTGCCCGCAAGACACAAGCCCCTAGCCCAG GTGGAGGAGATGCTGGACCTCCAGAAGCTAACGGAGTGGCTGGACGGCCTGACGGAGACCACCGTCTCCGTCCAGATCCCTCGCTTCAGGGTCGAGGACAGCTTCAGTCTGAAGGAGAAGCTGCAGGCCATGGGTCTGACAGACCTGTTCAGCCCCCAGGCCAGCCTACCAG gtatcctggaggaggaggctgagctCTACGTCTCGGAAGCCTTCCACAAGGCCTTCCTGGAG GTCAACGAGGAGGGCAGCGAGGCAGCGGCCTCAACGGCCGTCGTGGCCGTCGGCCGATCCTTCAACCTGAACCGGGAGCTGTTCGCGGCCGACCGGCCCTTCCTGCTGCTGATCCGGGAGAAGACAATCAACACACTGGTGTTCACCGGCCGTGTGGCCGACCCCTGCTAG